In Edaphobacter dinghuensis, one genomic interval encodes:
- a CDS encoding IclR family transcriptional regulator has product MAKVKSALKRYYPTPALEKGLDILELFASTPSGLTVSEVARRLNRTVSEIFRMLLCLEQRGYLAQSANKERYQLTLRLFRLGQEHPPTKRLVTDALPIMHQVAHELRQSCHLGVLDGGHVVILAQVDSPESTGFYVKVGSKVDLMHAATGHVILAHQDEDSCQRAIDEWSMETKKKKPADLEEHLAKIRVRGYERRASYEVTGVINISFPILNAQGNAVAGLTVPYVKRIEDTIGIQEIIVSLRRASQQISEAIGARSPVEEEEQKAAQKRVSKPKNKALHE; this is encoded by the coding sequence ATGGCAAAAGTGAAATCTGCGTTAAAGCGGTACTACCCAACTCCAGCCCTTGAAAAAGGCCTGGACATTCTGGAACTCTTCGCGAGCACGCCCTCGGGGCTTACGGTCAGCGAGGTTGCACGCAGGCTGAACCGCACCGTCTCTGAGATCTTTCGCATGTTGCTCTGCCTGGAGCAGCGGGGATATCTAGCGCAATCTGCAAATAAGGAACGCTATCAGCTCACGCTGCGGCTCTTTCGGCTGGGACAGGAGCATCCGCCGACGAAGCGGCTGGTCACCGATGCGCTACCTATCATGCATCAAGTGGCCCACGAACTTCGCCAGTCCTGCCATCTGGGTGTACTCGACGGAGGACACGTCGTTATCCTCGCCCAGGTCGATTCGCCGGAGTCTACCGGCTTCTATGTAAAGGTCGGCTCCAAGGTCGATCTGATGCATGCGGCAACCGGCCACGTCATCCTTGCGCATCAGGACGAAGATTCCTGCCAGCGAGCCATTGACGAGTGGTCGATGGAGACGAAGAAGAAAAAACCGGCTGACCTTGAAGAGCACCTCGCCAAAATTCGCGTGCGTGGATACGAGCGCCGCGCCAGCTACGAGGTAACCGGGGTCATCAATATCAGCTTCCCTATTCTGAATGCCCAGGGAAATGCAGTGGCAGGGCTCACTGTCCCCTACGTCAAGCGTATCGAGGACACCATCGGCATCCAGGAGATTATCGTCTCGCTGAGAAGGGCCAGCCAGCAGATCTCGGAGGCAATCGGAGCGCGGTCGCCGGTTGAAGAGGAAGAACAAAAGGCCGCGCAGAAGCGCGTGTCAAAGCCGAAAAATAAGGCCCTGCACGAGTAA
- a CDS encoding response regulator: MAEPIRILVVDDHHVVRQGLVALLNIMPEIKVVGEASDGLEAIELYRSLRPDITLMDLQLPKMTGVEAIQKIREGDPNARFVVLTTFDGDEDIFRALQAGAKAYLLKGMTLEELLSTIQAVHSGKTRISPAIAEKLAERMSSHALTARELGVLERIVAGRANKEIASDLDISEATVKSHINNLLSKLGVSDRTHAATVALQRGIVHLK; this comes from the coding sequence ATGGCTGAACCGATTCGCATTCTTGTAGTCGATGATCATCACGTCGTCCGACAGGGTCTCGTAGCGTTGCTGAACATCATGCCCGAGATTAAAGTCGTGGGCGAAGCCAGTGATGGGCTCGAGGCCATTGAGCTCTATCGCAGCCTGCGCCCCGATATCACGCTGATGGACCTCCAACTCCCCAAAATGACGGGCGTCGAGGCCATTCAGAAGATTCGCGAGGGCGATCCGAATGCGCGCTTTGTCGTTTTGACCACCTTCGATGGAGATGAGGACATCTTCCGCGCGCTGCAAGCCGGAGCTAAGGCTTATCTGCTGAAAGGCATGACGCTCGAGGAGCTGCTCTCGACCATTCAGGCCGTGCATAGCGGCAAGACGCGCATCTCGCCTGCGATTGCGGAGAAACTGGCCGAACGGATGAGCAGCCACGCGCTTACGGCACGCGAGCTGGGAGTGCTCGAACGCATCGTCGCCGGACGCGCCAATAAGGAGATCGCCTCTGATCTCGACATCAGCGAGGCGACGGTGAAATCGCATATCAACAATTTATTGAGCAAGCTGGGTGTCAGCGATCGTACGCATGCAGCCACCGTTGCCTTGCAACGCGGTATAGTACATCTCAAATGA
- a CDS encoding sensor histidine kinase, which yields MRLLFFWTLCGVVALSASAQDINNLGHQSWSTENGLPQNSVHQIFQSSDGYIWIATEDGIARFDGIDFKIFNHENVPAFTSSDTCCIVEDAHGALWIGTSDGLVQYAKNAFRHYPLTDVVVSLAIGDDGDLVVLSGNGLLRFDGKNLSPLALPSSATPIALAKAADGGLWIASTAGVFEYRHGDFRSVPLPGIAAGSIEAMGSLPGGIWIRTTSHITLIQSGHLRTLEAGHDLPVTRIQSVLADSRGDLWIGTNQGLFVLDLRDGNNSPQRQSALSTSSILSTFEDREGNLWVGTETSGLDILRRQNFRTVPELSDRVITAIVQTSDGAMWAGTNGDGLDRWQGGKLQHYSVHNGLLSEIILALAPGADGSIWVGTPDGLNHIEAGKVTAYTSADGLPDDLIRSLLVGGDGSLWIGTRRGLAHWADQRFTVFTQANGLKSNLIGALLQPRASDSSHDLSHDLSHNLWIGTLNGLSRLHDGSISTYTTKDGLSGDVITSLSEGQHGTLWIGTKGDGLSSYANGVFTSLHRSDLPQTIDSILKDDHGNLWLSSIHGITRLSAASLVACGASPECNPRPISYGRSDGMPTEEASATGHPAAWKTIEGQLWFATRKGVAIADPDHLSENHIPPPVVIERFMLDDMELPLSATEQSIPPGHNSFAFQYAGLSYAAPAKVRYRYMLEGFDKQWTQAGSRRIAYYTNLPARHYRFHVQAANNDGVWNETGASLRFYVKPPFYRRLWFLLLVVLGIAAIVVLLYRLRLRRLHQQFQAVLAERNRVAREIHDTLAQSFVGVSVQLELTAQLLAHSQIDAAGQQIDRTREYVRDGLAEARRSIWDLRAATAQHTLPTRLTRLAERSSTENLPIQLNIGGTYRPVAAALEDEILRIAQETLSNVARHANASRVAIDLRYHSNRLTLTIADNGRGFDATDNSLTAKGHFGLQGMRERAMQIHAQLVIESAPGQGTTVKLEAPIPAQKGTATNG from the coding sequence GTGCGCCTGCTGTTCTTCTGGACGCTCTGCGGAGTTGTTGCTCTCTCCGCCAGCGCGCAGGACATTAATAATCTGGGGCATCAATCCTGGTCGACCGAAAATGGGCTGCCGCAGAACAGCGTCCATCAGATCTTTCAGTCGAGCGACGGTTACATCTGGATCGCCACCGAGGACGGCATCGCCCGTTTTGACGGCATCGACTTCAAGATCTTCAACCACGAGAACGTCCCCGCATTTACCAGCAGCGATACCTGCTGCATCGTCGAAGACGCTCATGGAGCGCTCTGGATCGGAACCTCCGATGGCCTTGTTCAATATGCCAAGAACGCCTTTCGTCATTACCCTCTTACCGATGTTGTCGTCTCTCTCGCAATCGGAGACGACGGCGATCTCGTCGTGCTGAGCGGCAATGGTCTGCTGCGCTTCGATGGAAAGAACCTTTCTCCGCTTGCGCTTCCCTCTTCGGCCACGCCGATTGCGCTCGCCAAGGCAGCTGACGGAGGGCTCTGGATTGCATCGACTGCGGGGGTCTTCGAGTATCGGCACGGAGACTTTCGCTCCGTACCGCTTCCAGGCATCGCAGCGGGAAGCATCGAAGCCATGGGCTCGCTGCCCGGCGGTATCTGGATACGCACCACGAGTCACATCACCCTGATTCAGAGCGGGCATCTGCGGACCCTTGAAGCTGGCCACGATCTCCCGGTGACTCGCATTCAGTCTGTGCTGGCCGACTCTCGCGGAGACCTCTGGATTGGGACGAATCAAGGTCTCTTTGTGCTGGACCTGCGGGATGGTAATAACAGTCCGCAACGCCAGTCGGCGCTGTCGACCAGCAGCATCCTCTCTACCTTTGAAGATCGCGAGGGAAATCTCTGGGTCGGGACCGAGACCAGCGGCCTCGACATTTTGCGCCGGCAGAACTTCCGAACGGTGCCGGAGCTCTCCGATCGGGTGATCACGGCCATCGTGCAGACATCGGACGGAGCGATGTGGGCAGGGACCAACGGCGATGGCCTGGACCGCTGGCAGGGAGGAAAGCTTCAACATTACTCCGTTCACAACGGCCTGCTCAGCGAGATCATCCTCGCACTGGCTCCCGGAGCCGATGGCAGCATCTGGGTTGGCACGCCTGATGGACTGAACCACATCGAAGCCGGCAAAGTTACGGCTTACACTTCCGCCGATGGCTTACCCGACGACCTGATTCGTTCGCTGCTGGTCGGCGGTGACGGCTCGCTGTGGATAGGGACGCGTCGCGGCCTCGCACACTGGGCGGACCAACGCTTCACGGTGTTTACCCAGGCCAATGGATTGAAGAGCAATCTGATCGGTGCTTTGCTACAGCCTCGCGCTTCTGATTCTTCGCATGACCTTTCTCACGATCTATCCCATAATCTATGGATCGGCACGCTGAACGGCCTGTCGCGGCTGCACGATGGCAGTATATCGACTTACACCACAAAAGACGGCCTTTCGGGAGACGTGATCACCTCGCTCAGCGAAGGCCAGCACGGCACACTCTGGATCGGCACAAAGGGCGATGGCTTGAGCAGCTACGCCAACGGCGTCTTCACCTCGCTGCATCGAAGCGACCTTCCGCAGACGATCGACTCTATTTTGAAAGACGATCATGGCAATCTCTGGCTAAGCTCGATCCACGGCATTACGCGCCTCTCTGCAGCCAGCCTCGTGGCCTGCGGTGCATCGCCCGAGTGTAATCCTCGGCCTATCTCCTATGGCCGCTCTGACGGCATGCCTACGGAAGAGGCATCCGCAACTGGACATCCGGCGGCGTGGAAGACCATCGAGGGCCAGCTCTGGTTTGCTACGCGTAAAGGTGTGGCTATCGCCGATCCCGATCATCTCTCGGAAAACCATATCCCGCCGCCGGTCGTCATCGAACGATTCATGCTCGACGACATGGAGCTTCCGCTCTCGGCGACAGAGCAGAGCATTCCGCCCGGACACAACAGTTTTGCCTTTCAGTATGCGGGCCTTAGCTACGCCGCGCCCGCGAAGGTGCGTTATCGCTATATGCTCGAGGGCTTCGATAAGCAGTGGACGCAGGCCGGATCGCGCCGCATTGCGTATTACACCAACCTGCCTGCCCGTCACTACCGCTTCCATGTGCAGGCGGCAAATAACGACGGCGTATGGAACGAAACCGGGGCATCACTTCGCTTCTATGTGAAGCCGCCCTTCTATCGCAGGCTATGGTTCCTTCTGCTGGTTGTTCTAGGCATCGCTGCCATCGTCGTCCTGCTCTATCGTCTTCGTCTTCGGCGGCTGCATCAGCAGTTTCAGGCAGTGCTGGCCGAGCGCAACCGCGTAGCCCGCGAGATTCATGACACGCTGGCACAGAGCTTCGTAGGGGTCTCGGTGCAGCTTGAGCTGACCGCACAGCTACTCGCCCACTCACAGATCGACGCAGCCGGCCAGCAGATCGACCGCACCCGCGAGTATGTGCGTGATGGCCTCGCTGAAGCGCGTCGAAGCATCTGGGACCTTCGCGCGGCGACCGCTCAGCACACGCTGCCTACGCGACTTACTCGGCTCGCCGAACGATCAAGCACCGAGAACCTCCCTATCCAACTCAACATCGGGGGCACCTACCGTCCGGTCGCCGCGGCGCTCGAAGACGAGATTCTTCGCATCGCGCAGGAGACCCTGAGCAATGTGGCCCGCCATGCAAATGCAAGCCGCGTCGCCATCGATCTGCGCTATCATTCAAATCGGCTGACATTGACCATTGCCGACAATGGCCGCGGCTTCGATGCGACCGACAACTCGCTGACCGCCAAGGGTCACTTCGGCCTGCAGGGAATGCGCGAGCGGGCAATGCAGATTCATGCTCAACTAGTGATAGAAAGCGCGCCGGGGCAAGGCACGACAGTGAAGCTGGAAGCTCCTATCCCCGCACAGAAAGGCACTGCAACCAATGGCTGA
- a CDS encoding CRTAC1 family protein, whose amino-acid sequence MSFHRRSHRDFAASILALSTLFVLAIGASIAQPPAQESQPAGMGVNTGEAHAAVLDSEHRPITAGGFVKTGPILFEDIAKKAGLTSWTHMMGTPEKNFIIETNGSGVGLLDYDNDGWLDIYLVNGSTYDALSGKTTPPHAALFHNNHDGTFTDVAAKAGVTNDRWGVGVAIADYDNDGWPDIYVSNFGKNRLYHNNHDGTFTDVAEKAGVTLGNWSTGATWGDYDGDGRLDLFVPGYIHYDMANQPSYGCQFRGVKVMCGPRGLKGEPDHLFHNNGDGTFTDVSEKAGVSDKNGYYGLASAFIDVNNDGKLDLVVANDSTPNYLYINKGDGTFEDDSYASGYALNENGRETASMGIAIGDYRNNGLLDLYNTTFSDDYNPLYRNDGDGNFTDVSYQMGIAEPTIPFLGWGDAFLDFDNDGWKDIFIANGHVYPQVDQTTWGTTWKQRPLLFHNIDGKKFEVEPAVEGTGLAQLYVSRGMAEGDLFNDGKLDVVINVLDGHPALLRNVSADHHHWIEFKLIGGPKSPRDAIGAKIYVTANGMRQRDDIFSGGSFASTHDPRAHFGLGDATKIDAIEVNWPDGAKEKFTVSKVDQIVTLTEGKGTKM is encoded by the coding sequence ATGTCGTTTCACCGCCGCTCGCACCGGGACTTCGCAGCATCGATCCTTGCTCTCAGCACCCTTTTCGTCCTCGCCATAGGAGCGTCGATCGCACAACCTCCGGCACAGGAAAGCCAGCCTGCGGGCATGGGCGTCAACACCGGCGAAGCACACGCAGCTGTTCTTGACAGCGAGCATCGCCCCATCACGGCCGGCGGCTTCGTCAAAACCGGCCCTATCCTCTTTGAGGACATCGCAAAAAAGGCCGGTCTCACCTCGTGGACCCACATGATGGGAACGCCGGAGAAGAACTTCATCATTGAGACCAACGGCTCCGGCGTCGGGCTGCTGGACTACGACAACGACGGCTGGCTCGATATCTACCTGGTCAACGGCTCGACCTACGACGCGCTCTCGGGCAAGACGACTCCGCCTCATGCCGCCCTGTTTCACAACAACCACGACGGGACCTTTACCGACGTCGCCGCCAAGGCTGGAGTCACCAACGACCGCTGGGGCGTTGGCGTCGCTATCGCCGACTACGATAACGACGGCTGGCCCGACATCTATGTCAGCAACTTCGGCAAGAACCGGCTTTACCACAACAACCACGATGGGACCTTCACCGATGTAGCTGAAAAGGCAGGGGTTACCCTGGGCAACTGGTCGACCGGCGCAACCTGGGGCGACTACGACGGCGACGGCAGGCTCGACCTCTTCGTTCCCGGCTACATCCACTACGACATGGCGAACCAGCCCTCTTACGGCTGCCAGTTTCGCGGTGTGAAGGTCATGTGCGGCCCTCGCGGCCTCAAAGGTGAGCCCGACCACCTCTTCCATAACAACGGTGACGGCACCTTTACCGACGTAAGCGAAAAGGCCGGAGTCTCCGACAAGAACGGATATTACGGGCTTGCCTCCGCCTTCATTGATGTGAACAACGACGGCAAACTCGATCTGGTCGTCGCCAACGACTCCACGCCAAACTATCTCTATATCAATAAAGGTGACGGCACCTTTGAAGACGACAGCTATGCCTCAGGCTATGCCCTTAACGAGAACGGCCGTGAGACTGCCTCGATGGGCATCGCCATCGGCGACTATCGCAACAACGGCCTGCTCGACCTGTACAACACCACCTTCTCCGACGACTACAACCCTCTCTACCGTAACGACGGCGATGGAAACTTCACCGATGTCAGCTACCAGATGGGCATCGCCGAACCCACCATCCCCTTTCTGGGCTGGGGTGATGCCTTCCTCGACTTCGACAACGATGGCTGGAAGGACATCTTCATCGCCAATGGCCACGTCTATCCCCAGGTCGACCAGACCACCTGGGGCACGACATGGAAGCAGCGTCCTTTGCTCTTTCACAACATCGACGGCAAAAAGTTCGAGGTCGAGCCTGCGGTCGAAGGCACTGGTCTGGCCCAGTTGTATGTAAGCCGCGGCATGGCCGAAGGCGATCTGTTCAACGACGGCAAACTTGATGTTGTTATCAATGTCCTCGATGGACACCCCGCGTTGTTGCGCAACGTCTCTGCCGACCATCATCACTGGATCGAGTTCAAGCTGATCGGCGGTCCCAAGAGCCCGCGCGATGCCATCGGGGCCAAGATTTATGTGACGGCAAACGGGATGCGCCAGCGTGACGACATCTTCTCCGGCGGCAGCTTCGCCTCAACGCACGACCCGCGCGCGCACTTCGGTCTCGGCGATGCCACAAAGATCGATGCCATAGAGGTGAACTGGCCCGACGGCGCCAAAGAAAAATTCACTGTATCCAAAGTCGATCAGATTGTTACTCTCACTGAAGGCAAAGGAACGAAGATGTAG
- a CDS encoding ArnT family glycosyltransferase translates to MENAIFSETTFVRSFRQRSTSTQLSIIVLTALVIRLILVAFVFRQTVDPTDHFDEFGWEMGWVARSIAQGHGFSSPFWPATGPTALVPPIFPYFVAAIFRVFGVYTAASAIVILSINSLFSALTCIPLYFSTRYALDERTAVFAAWAWVFYPFAIYFSAARVWDYALTGLLFTTCFCLAQRLHRWRRILGWLGFGLLYGIAGLSNPSVLSMFPVFLILTVIVLQRRKEKWLAHSLVAALGVIAVLTPWTVRNYRALHLITPVRDNFWLECWAGNDGSTFESNDRWAHPASNPAEMHRFESLGEARYLAEKHTLAVNFIRQHPDLFLKNSLRRALCFWTAYWSFSRAYLADQPTQIPDMFFSIALTCFMLVGARRLWREDRTAALPYIILMALFPLTYFFTHASPDYRQPIEPEIIALVSAGVLSLKSARSAKKSVKPPLPSTVSD, encoded by the coding sequence ATGGAGAACGCCATTTTTTCAGAGACCACGTTTGTTCGATCATTCCGTCAGAGATCGACGAGCACCCAGCTCTCCATCATCGTCCTCACCGCTCTCGTCATTCGCCTTATTCTGGTCGCCTTCGTCTTTCGCCAAACCGTCGATCCGACCGACCACTTCGACGAGTTCGGCTGGGAGATGGGCTGGGTCGCCCGTTCCATCGCCCAGGGGCACGGCTTCAGCTCGCCTTTCTGGCCCGCGACCGGACCCACCGCCCTTGTTCCTCCTATCTTTCCTTATTTTGTAGCCGCCATCTTTCGCGTCTTCGGCGTCTACACTGCCGCATCGGCCATCGTTATCCTCTCCATTAACAGTCTCTTCTCGGCGCTCACCTGCATTCCGCTCTACTTCAGCACCCGGTACGCGCTGGACGAGCGCACGGCCGTCTTCGCCGCCTGGGCCTGGGTCTTCTATCCCTTTGCCATCTACTTCTCGGCGGCACGTGTGTGGGACTATGCCCTGACCGGCCTGCTGTTCACCACCTGCTTCTGTCTTGCCCAGCGCCTTCATCGCTGGCGGCGCATCCTCGGCTGGCTGGGATTCGGCCTCCTCTACGGCATCGCTGGCCTCTCCAACCCATCCGTCCTCTCCATGTTTCCGGTCTTTCTGATCCTCACGGTCATCGTCCTTCAACGCCGCAAAGAAAAGTGGCTGGCACACAGTCTCGTCGCCGCCCTCGGCGTAATCGCCGTCCTCACTCCCTGGACCGTCCGAAACTATCGCGCCCTTCATCTCATTACCCCTGTTCGCGACAACTTCTGGCTCGAGTGCTGGGCTGGCAACGACGGCAGCACCTTCGAGTCGAACGACCGCTGGGCGCATCCGGCCAGCAACCCCGCCGAGATGCATCGCTTCGAGTCGCTCGGCGAGGCCCGTTACCTTGCTGAAAAGCACACACTCGCCGTCAACTTCATCCGCCAGCATCCAGATCTCTTCCTCAAAAACTCTCTTCGCCGCGCGCTCTGCTTCTGGACGGCATACTGGAGCTTCAGCCGCGCCTATCTTGCAGATCAACCTACGCAGATACCGGACATGTTCTTCTCCATTGCCCTAACCTGCTTCATGCTCGTGGGAGCGCGAAGGTTATGGCGCGAAGACAGGACCGCAGCGCTTCCCTATATCATCCTCATGGCGCTTTTCCCCCTGACCTACTTCTTCACCCACGCCTCGCCTGACTATCGCCAGCCCATCGAGCCGGAGATCATCGCTCTGGTAAGCGCCGGGGTGCTCTCGTTGAAGTCAGCCAGATCGGCAAAAAAATCTGTCAAGCCCCCTCTGCCCTCAACGGTGTCCGATTAA
- the rfbC gene encoding dTDP-4-dehydrorhamnose 3,5-epimerase, giving the protein MLILNTTLTDVKLIQPKRFGDSRGWFTEIFNQSSFTEAGLPSSFVQDNQSFSTKGVLRGLHYQLGKPQGKLVRVLSGHIWDVAVDLRRNSPDFGKWAGFHLKPLTDEGEIQSLWIPEGFAHGFLVLSETAEVLYKTTNLYYPQGERSILWDDATLNIAWPLEALNGTAPSVSAKDAQGKLFLEAELPPV; this is encoded by the coding sequence ATGCTCATTCTCAACACCACGCTCACAGATGTCAAACTGATTCAACCCAAGCGGTTTGGCGATAGTCGCGGCTGGTTCACTGAAATTTTCAATCAGAGCTCCTTCACCGAGGCCGGTCTGCCCTCCAGCTTCGTCCAGGACAACCAGTCCTTCTCCACGAAGGGTGTGTTGCGCGGGCTGCACTACCAGTTGGGCAAACCCCAGGGAAAGCTTGTCCGCGTGCTCTCGGGCCACATCTGGGATGTGGCCGTCGACCTGCGCCGCAACTCTCCTGATTTCGGCAAATGGGCCGGTTTTCACCTTAAACCCCTTACCGACGAGGGTGAGATCCAGTCGCTCTGGATCCCTGAAGGTTTCGCCCACGGCTTCCTCGTCCTCTCCGAGACCGCCGAAGTCCTCTATAAGACCACCAATCTTTACTACCCCCAGGGCGAGCGCTCCATCCTGTGGGACGACGCCACCCTTAATATTGCGTGGCCGCTGGAGGCCCTGAACGGCACTGCGCCTTCCGTCAGCGCCAAGGACGCGCAGGGTAAACTCTTCCTCGAAGCCGAGCTGCCGCCGGTATAG
- a CDS encoding sugar transferase, with product MAPPLRRLQWETELPSEYFRYRVIKRTVDLFLVAVSLPVSLLVLGIVAIVVALNSPGPIFYSHRRIRRHGAFFSMWKFRTMCVNSAEVLEQHLAEHPEARAEWNKTHKLRNDPRITKIGSFLRRYSLDELPQLWNVVTGQMSLVGPRPIVAAEVEKYGGCFSCYCKVKPGLTGLWQVSGRSSLTYDERVALDCEYVGNWSLSKDTVILLKTFSTVVNQDGAF from the coding sequence ATGGCACCCCCGTTGCGGCGACTGCAGTGGGAGACGGAGCTGCCATCGGAGTACTTTCGTTACCGTGTGATCAAGCGGACTGTTGATCTGTTCCTGGTGGCGGTGTCGCTGCCGGTGAGCCTGCTCGTGCTTGGCATCGTGGCGATAGTGGTGGCGTTAAACTCTCCGGGGCCGATCTTCTACTCGCACCGGCGGATTCGGCGGCACGGTGCGTTCTTTTCGATGTGGAAGTTTCGAACCATGTGCGTCAACTCTGCCGAGGTGCTCGAGCAGCATCTGGCGGAACATCCCGAGGCCCGTGCGGAGTGGAACAAGACTCACAAGCTGCGAAACGATCCTCGAATTACCAAGATTGGCTCATTTCTAAGGAGATACAGCCTGGATGAGCTGCCGCAGCTTTGGAACGTTGTGACCGGCCAGATGAGTTTGGTAGGGCCCCGGCCGATTGTGGCGGCTGAGGTCGAGAAGTACGGCGGCTGTTTTAGCTGCTACTGCAAGGTGAAGCCCGGGTTGACGGGACTGTGGCAGGTCTCGGGGCGAAGCTCGCTGACCTATGACGAGCGGGTGGCTCTGGACTGCGAATATGTGGGGAACTGGTCGCTGTCGAAGGACACGGTGATTTTACTCAAGACGTTCTCTACCGTCGTGAACCAGGATGGCGCGTTCTGA
- a CDS encoding glycosyltransferase produces MARSEKERSGELGRLVRVAIVHHWFVTRGGGERVAECIASLFPEAEIFTLVADAPGIPQGLQERRLHTSFLQRIPLARNYHRHMMPLYPMATEGLDLRGFDLVISSDSGPVKGVRVDAGAVHLCYCHSPMRYLYDGYETYRAQMGSVTRAAFSATAGRVRAWDERAAQRVSYFIANSEYVADRIRRCYGRESVVIHPPIDLHRACVAQPEEHYLCAGRLVGYKRTELMMEACVRLGRKLRIAGAGPEESRLRKLAGTADVSFLGEMTTEALWQEYAKCRALLFAADEDFGMVPLEAQACGRPVVAYGAGGSLETVRGLDVVKDRATGIYFAEQTVASVMDGILQFEAADDAGRFDSAETQRWAAEFATPVFLRRMREFILQKIPEAASVMTPGIAETM; encoded by the coding sequence ATGGCGCGTTCTGAAAAAGAACGCAGCGGAGAGTTAGGAAGACTGGTGCGGGTCGCCATTGTTCATCATTGGTTTGTAACGCGGGGCGGCGGCGAACGCGTGGCAGAGTGCATCGCTTCGCTGTTTCCGGAAGCGGAGATCTTCACTCTGGTGGCCGACGCTCCCGGGATTCCGCAGGGGCTGCAGGAGCGACGGCTGCATACCTCGTTTTTGCAACGGATTCCGCTGGCCAGGAACTATCACCGGCATATGATGCCGCTTTATCCGATGGCTACAGAAGGTTTGGATCTGCGAGGATTCGACCTGGTGATCTCGTCGGATTCAGGTCCGGTCAAGGGAGTACGTGTGGATGCGGGAGCAGTGCATCTCTGCTACTGCCACTCGCCGATGCGGTATCTCTACGACGGTTACGAGACTTATCGGGCGCAGATGGGAAGCGTGACCCGCGCTGCATTTTCTGCCACGGCGGGGCGGGTAAGAGCCTGGGATGAGCGTGCGGCGCAGAGGGTGAGTTACTTTATTGCGAACTCGGAGTACGTGGCCGACCGGATTCGACGCTGCTATGGGCGGGAGAGTGTGGTGATTCATCCTCCCATTGATCTCCATCGAGCGTGCGTGGCTCAGCCGGAAGAGCATTATCTTTGTGCCGGACGGTTAGTTGGGTACAAGCGCACCGAGCTGATGATGGAGGCGTGTGTGCGGCTAGGGAGAAAACTGAGGATTGCCGGTGCCGGGCCTGAGGAGAGCCGGTTGAGAAAGCTTGCCGGCACGGCAGATGTCAGCTTTCTGGGGGAGATGACCACGGAGGCGCTTTGGCAGGAGTATGCAAAGTGCCGGGCGCTTCTGTTTGCGGCCGATGAGGACTTCGGCATGGTTCCGCTGGAGGCGCAGGCCTGCGGACGTCCGGTGGTTGCGTATGGGGCCGGTGGATCGTTGGAGACGGTTCGGGGATTGGATGTGGTCAAGGATCGGGCGACAGGGATCTATTTTGCAGAGCAGACGGTAGCGTCTGTCATGGATGGAATCCTGCAATTTGAGGCTGCGGATGACGCCGGGAGATTTGACTCTGCGGAGACGCAGCGATGGGCAGCAGAGTTTGCTACACCGGTATTTTTGCGGCGCATGCGCGAGTTTATCCTGCAAAAGATACCGGAGGCTGCCAGTGTGATGACCCCCGGCATCGCGGAGACGATGTGA
- a CDS encoding DciA family protein, with amino-acid sequence MEGMRDLLRGTLGRSLQAMRPEDKLAAAWPVACGKAMAERGTVVGYVDGEVSIEVQEGAWLQQMMSMQGQLAGQMGRIAGVKVSRIHFKVKRDNAR; translated from the coding sequence ATGGAGGGAATGCGGGATCTGCTGCGGGGAACGCTGGGACGGAGCTTGCAGGCGATGCGGCCTGAGGACAAGCTGGCGGCGGCGTGGCCGGTGGCCTGCGGTAAGGCCATGGCCGAGCGCGGAACAGTGGTGGGATATGTCGACGGCGAGGTCTCGATCGAGGTGCAGGAGGGCGCGTGGCTACAGCAGATGATGAGTATGCAGGGACAGCTTGCCGGACAGATGGGGCGCATCGCGGGCGTGAAGGTGAGCAGGATACACTTTAAGGTGAAGAGGGATAACGCGCGATGA
- the gatC gene encoding Asp-tRNA(Asn)/Glu-tRNA(Gln) amidotransferase subunit GatC, protein MSEQAGVTIEDVRRVAELANLELTAEEEPRMQRDLNAILGHIAELNELDTKDVLPMAQVGEMLGGERHERGETLREDVVVPSLDRAAVMAAAPETDGRFFKVPKVIER, encoded by the coding sequence ATGAGTGAGCAGGCTGGGGTAACGATCGAGGATGTTCGGCGGGTGGCAGAGCTGGCGAATCTGGAGCTGACTGCCGAGGAAGAGCCGCGCATGCAGCGAGATCTGAATGCAATTCTGGGTCATATTGCCGAATTGAATGAGCTGGATACGAAGGACGTTCTGCCGATGGCACAGGTGGGCGAGATGCTGGGTGGAGAACGGCACGAGCGCGGCGAGACGCTGCGCGAGGATGTCGTCGTTCCCTCATTGGATCGCGCTGCGGTGATGGCGGCTGCTCCCGAAACGGATGGCCGGTTCTTCAAGGTTCCCAAGGTGATTGAGCGCTAA